The Oryctolagus cuniculus chromosome 13, mOryCun1.1, whole genome shotgun sequence sequence gggagaccaggagaagcacctggctcctgccatcggatcagcgcggtgcgccggccgcagcgcgccggccgcggtggccattggagggtgaaccaacggcaaaaaggaagacctttctctctgtctctctctctcactgtccactctgcctgtcaaaaataaaaaaataaaaaaaaaaaaaaaggaggatacAGTAAGGAACAAAACTGATAGTGTCTTCCTTCACGAAGTTTACATTCTAAGTAAGCTCTGCAGGGCAGTCCAGGTAGAAGGGGCACAGGGATGGCATATTTGTACAAAGTACCTCCCACAGTTCGGGAGGCTAGAAGTCCAGAATCAGAGTGCTAGTGGGTTAGTTCTTTCTGAGGGCCTAGCCCAGGCCTCTTTCCTCAGCTTTGTTGATGGCTGTCTTCCCCCTAAGCATACCTGGATCCGCACTGCCCTTTGCTATCAGGATACCAGTCCTTCCGGCTAAGGGCCTGCCTTGACAACCTCTTTCTAACTTCATTAACCCTACTAAggctctttctccaaattagctCACATTCTGGGGTACTGAGGGATTTAGGACTTCGGCATATGGATTCTGGGGGACAAATGCAATCCTGTCATAACAGGGGGAGCACACCTTTGGTAATTACAGCTCTGTCTAAGCAAAGGTCTGAAAAGAGACTTTGCAGTAAACACGCTAGAACAGCCGAGTCCCTTGTGTTTTCTAACAGGTCTGCTTCAGAGTCACTCTTCACAGCTTCAGGAACAGGACAGACCCTTAACAATGAAAGGTCAGCAAATTTACCACCACACATCCTAAGATACTgctccttccctgcctgcctaGAGGCAGGGGCGTGGACCACGTGACCTCTCGGAGCCCCATCCAGTTCTGGGAGTCTATGAAGCAGGGATGTAGGACTCTTAAGCTCTGATCACTGGTTCTGAGGATGCTTTAACCAGTGCAGGTGGTTGTATATAACCACTGAGAAGTacacaaaacatgaaaaaaaagcatttctaCTCTCTCTGAAAACATGTCTTGTGTTGAACATTTCAATAAATTGGTTTTGAACTCAGGGTTTCATGTAATTTTTACACACttgactttcttttattttttcaaagatttatttgagagacaagagagaggggtcttccatccactgattcactcccccaaacggtTGGATGGACTTTCTAAATCATACTCAACTCTCCAGCCCCAGAACATGTAGCAAGCAAGAGCCACCTTACTGTAACCCTAAGAAGTCTGCTGCCACAGCTGCCTGAGAATGCATCTTGTATACAGAGAGGACAATAGCTCCCCACTCAACCACTACAGATGGCCTTTTGTTTTCTCCTCACGACCACTGGGTATAATGCAACAGATAAGGCAGAAGTCAGTAAGCTCACATGGTATAGATaagaaaatacttgaaatgaTTTAATATGCACCATaccatatgtaaatatatagttatataatttTAAGGTTAAAATACTCAGTCTAAAAACTTAAAAGTTTGATTCTTATTTAAGCTTTTGGGACAATAATGCATATAGCATGTTTAATGTTGACAAGATTATCTCTTGAAGTGGATTAAGATGtaattttgaaagagagataatAACTAAAGCATCTCTGACAATCTTAGAAGACAACAAGCAATATATAACACTGAACAAGTATTTCTTTATACAGACATGGAATGTGGAAAATTTAGAACACAAAGGTTGTTTAACTTGATTTCAGCctttttgtgacttttttatGAATGTGCAAATAATTCTTTGTACTATTAAGTGAGGTATATAATATGTATGGTTCCtcatatttagttttaaaatcttaaaaatgtcaaTGTAGAATTGCATGCATAGATGTTAAGTTCACTTGGAGGCCAGaaaacttcaaataaaaaatcattaagaGAATGTAAGgtttataaaacacaaaatatgcaTTGAAGATCTctaccaataaatattttaaaaagaaagaaagaaaataaaggtgtATGGTCAAATTATGGACACAGCTAAGACTAAATCCAGAACTTCTGACCCTTAATCCAGTGCTTTTTTGCCAAGACTCACTGCAAGGTGGCTGAAAACCCATCTTGCACCATGGTAAGATAAATTCTAGGATACGGCTGCCATTTTCACAACTTTGGAAGGCAGAAGGGCTAACACTGAGGCGTCCAGCAAACCCCTACATCACAAACTAGAAAGGCTGCGATGTGCAACCAAAGAAATTCATTGAATAAGCATTCACTAAGGGAATCTGGCATCAGACAAGactggagagaaaagaaaagaagccaaccTCAAGCAGCTCAAAGCACAGCTCTGTCAGGCTGATCAGGGACTCAGTGAGAGTtctctgagtcaaaaaaaaaaaaaaaaaaaatcccattacgTTCAGTCTAGCCCAGGACAAGTCCCATGTGGTTTTCTGTCCCTCCCCTACCAGGGGTTCTAACTCCACGGCAGGGCCTTCCTCACAGGTGTGAGCCTATCATGGAGAATCTGGCTGCTTTTTTAGATCAGGCATTACCTGTGTGGAGTCCAAAGCCTGCCCACAACGAGGTGGAGCCTGAGGGTGCAGGGAAGGAGAAGGACTGGGATCTCAGAGACCAGCTGCAAAAGAAGACTTTGCAGCTCCAAGCCAAGGAAAAGGAGGTAAGACACAACCTCAGGTAGGGACTCACCCACAGGGAGGCAGGGAAAAGTGCGGGGTGGCAGCCAGCAAGCAGGGATTTCACAGTTTAATGTGTGACTGTGTGCCTGTGCAAGTATAAAATGTCTCTGCTTCTGCATTGTCTTGTCactcttttcccttccttattTATAGCAATGCCTATCCAAGGTTTGATTAACTAATTACTTCTACAAAGTCAACCTACACCCAAACACATTTAATAAGCATACAAATTTCTCAACCTCTGTCCCACACCCAGTATCTTAACACTTTACATAGCATTTTTTAAGTAGCAAAACTTTTCCTTTGAACATACACAAAcgctcacacatacacacacagaaaaccagAAGTATCCATGTGCAACTAGCTCCTGGGAAAGAGATTTGCACAAAGATCATTTCTAGGCCTTTGATGCTAAAAGAACCTCACACTTTGATGTTCCCCACCTATAAAACACTTGCACATAAGACCACTTACATGTATAAAATTTAACATTATAATATGCATTATAATCAATTACTTCAATGCATACACTCCAAACTAGGTGAGACAACTAGAAGACAAACTGAAATTTCTGAGAACGGCTGGGAAGACAGGATGTGATAAAAATTCCAAATGAATAAAGGGTTAACTCACTCAGAGAAGCCTCCCCTGGCTGAGCACTGTCTAGACACAAGGAATGATGATGACCTTGGTGATATTTTCTCCCCAGTGCAGAGAACTCCGCTCAGAGTTAGACGACCTCAGTGACGAGTACCTCTCCTGCCTGCACAAGCTGCAGCACTGCCGAGAAGAGCTGAACTTGAGCCAGCAGCCACCTCCGAGAGTAAGACGGTCTCTCCTCCCATACAGCACTGGATGGTGGTGGGATAATTCCTGCTTTAGTCAAAACTTGCTGATGAAATTGATCAGCCCGTGCCAACATCTGGTCAGCCTGTCTCGCTTCACTTGGTTCACGCAAACATGGAAAGAAAACACTGGCTCATGCATCTAAGCCCCATTTTCATGCAACTCTTGAGGTCAGAGACAAAAGACTTACTTTGTCCACCTCCTGAAGTATGAAAGGACCTTTCAGTCTATTGTGAGAACCGTGGCAAGAACAGGAGGAGTACAGTACGGAGGCATATGAACAGAAACAATCTAGTTTGGCTGCATAATTTCTAGCCTTGATTATTCATATCAACATTTAAGTATCTGACACCTACTACATATAGTTTCCTGGGCAAGGCACCACTGGGAAAGTGGATTGAACCCAAGGGAGGTGGGACAGTGAagtaaaaaaatgtttctttgccACCAACCCAAGGCATTCTATGGGGCTggaatggaaagaaggaagattATTTTGGCCTCTGTCTTCTCCAACTCACGGCTGCTTtctcctgtctccccctccctctgcataGAGACAATGTGGCCGATGGCTCCAGATGCTGATGGTGATGATTGCTCTAGCGCTGGCCGTGTTCTTGGCCAATAAAGACAACCTGATGATCTGAGTAACTTGTGACAGCTGCCTTTGGTGAAAATCACAAGTAAGCAACTCAATGAAAGACTCAGGTTTGGGTATTTTAACGCTTGGGTTTTTCCTCCAACTGAATTGGAATTTcagactttgttttgttttgtttttttttaacctgatgtAAATAAACTCAACCAAATCAAACTGACCCTTGGAACTATGGGTTTATTCCTGAATGGCATATCACATCAGAAGTATGACACTTAAGCACCTGGACTACTTGCTCCGTAAGTCAACTGCAGCTATATAAACATGCATAAAATCTCtatctttcttccttcctggaATACACTGCCCACATAGAACAGGTCTGTTGACAACACTACCATACAAGGGCATACTATCCTTTGTATCATCCCCTTCCTTCCAGCCCTTACCCAGTGAAAAATAAAGTCATATCCACTAAGAGGACTTCCTAGTGTAGAAATGGCAAACGTGGCCGCTTCCTTACATGTTTTTCTCTAGTGTTCTCAAAACCCTTGGAATTCGTACTTGAGATGACTTTATCTGCCATCCCCAGCCTACAGgtgaatatttactgagtaccttCTATTCGAGAGGATAAAGTCAGAGGGCCACAGCTGGCAATGTGATTATTTCAGAGGAGATGCTGAGGTCAGCAAAGTCATTCTGAGTCCTGAACTGGGTTCTGAGGTCCTTCTCCCAGGTGTTCAGAACGTCCCTCACAGCTTGGAACAAGTTCTCTGGTATACTAAAGGAGTAGAGTAGCACTGGAGGTTGATCTAACAGCCATGAGATGCGGGCAGTGAACACCCGAAGCGGGGTCAGGCCTAAGCAGTTGTCATCTGCCTGGTTCAGGCGAAAGGTATAGGGAACAGGATAGCCTAGAAGGACGCCAAATACAGTGCAGAGATTccagcctgaggccaggagcctgctgTGGGAGACTTCCAGAGACAGGTGCAGCCCCCGCAGATGGGTGAGGATCTCAGCCATGACAGTTTTCAAGTCCTGAAGCTGGTCCAGGGAGCAAATGGAAgggtgaggctgggagctggacaCATCCACAAAGGCTGCGGGCCCACCCAACACCTGCTCCAAGTGCTGACACGCATGCGCAGGACTGACAATCAGGCTGTCTTCTCCGATCTCAAGAATGTGAAGTCCCAGGGTCAGGAAGCCCAGCGCCTGCAGCTCCTCCAGGTAACTCCGGAGCGCTGCCGCCTCCGCACAGCTGTAATCATACAGCAGAGCTGGCTTCAGCCCCCGGGCCACAGCCAGCACTTCTCCGGCCAGGTGAAGGCAGACGGATCGCGAGAGACCCCTTCTCTTTCCCGTGCCCAGCGTCCGCTGAGCGGCTGCCACAAGCAGCTGGGGGCTCGGCGTTGACATCAGCACGCACAGCCTCCTGAGCTAGCGCAGTCCAGGCCCTGGGTGGCGTCTCTCGGCTGCAGGCACGTGGGGAAGGAGGGCCTAGAAACGAAGTGGTGTTGTGGGCTTGTTAACACCAG is a genomic window containing:
- the C13H1orf74 gene encoding UPF0739 protein C1orf74 homolog — protein: MSTPSPQLLVAAAQRTLGTGKRRGLSRSVCLHLAGEVLAVARGLKPALLYDYSCAEAAALRSYLEELQALGFLTLGLHILEIGEDSLIVSPAHACQHLEQVLGGPAAFVDVSSSQPHPSICSLDQLQDLKTVMAEILTHLRGLHLSLEVSHSRLLASGWNLCTVFGVLLGYPVPYTFRLNQADDNCLGLTPLRVFTARISWLLDQPPVLLYSFSIPENLFQAVRDVLNTWEKDLRTQFRTQNDFADLSISSEIITLPAVAL